The proteins below come from a single Sphingomonas carotinifaciens genomic window:
- a CDS encoding tautomerase family protein has product MPFISIRLAGSATKAQKADIVADVTRSMVERLGKNPAAVQIVIEEVSTENYGAGGQLIADRDAPKGDAHAVPGQ; this is encoded by the coding sequence ATGCCGTTTATTTCCATCCGCCTGGCCGGCTCCGCCACCAAGGCGCAAAAGGCCGATATCGTCGCCGACGTGACCCGCTCGATGGTGGAGCGGCTGGGCAAGAACCCGGCCGCCGTCCAGATCGTGATCGAGGAAGTGTCTACGGAAAACTACGGCGCCGGCGGTCAGTTGATCGCCGACCGCGATGCCCCGAAGGGAGACGCGCATGCGGTCCCGGGGCAATGA
- a CDS encoding DUF448 domain-containing protein, which produces MRSRGNERDAVRQAEAAADGAPVRRCILSGEREARDGLVRLALAPDGRVLPDVRAKAPGRGAWIGVKRAELEVALKKGRLKGALARAFKSADFQIPDDLPALIAAALERNALDRLGLESRSGALLTGSDRIETAARSGQLQALYHAADAKPDGTRRLAQAWRVGSDREGSDLKGLALPVARPILSLALGRENVVHIGLTDRNAAKRVSEALDRWLHFIGPDPVATPCETASQGASASDLSGDRPAVNVHEEFE; this is translated from the coding sequence ATGCGGTCCCGGGGCAATGAGCGCGACGCTGTAAGGCAGGCAGAGGCGGCAGCGGACGGTGCCCCCGTCCGCCGCTGCATCCTGTCCGGCGAGCGCGAGGCGCGCGACGGGCTGGTGCGTCTCGCGCTGGCGCCCGACGGCCGCGTGCTGCCCGATGTCCGTGCCAAGGCGCCCGGCCGCGGCGCGTGGATCGGCGTGAAGCGTGCGGAACTGGAGGTCGCGCTGAAAAAGGGCCGGCTGAAGGGCGCCTTGGCGCGTGCCTTCAAATCGGCCGATTTCCAGATCCCCGATGACCTGCCCGCGCTGATCGCTGCTGCACTGGAGCGCAATGCGCTCGACCGGCTGGGGCTCGAGTCGCGGTCCGGTGCGCTGCTCACCGGGTCCGACCGGATCGAGACCGCGGCGCGCTCGGGGCAGTTGCAGGCGCTCTACCATGCCGCGGATGCCAAGCCCGATGGCACCCGCCGTCTGGCACAGGCGTGGCGGGTCGGTTCGGACCGCGAAGGCTCCGACCTGAAGGGGTTGGCGTTGCCGGTGGCACGCCCCATATTGTCGTTGGCGTTGGGCCGCGAGAATGTGGTACATATCGGCCTGACAGATCGTAACGCAGCAAAGCGGGTGAGCGAAGCGCTCGACCGCTGGCTGCATTTTATCGGACCCGACCCTGTGGCAACGCCTTGCGAAACGGCCTCGCAAGGCGCATCGGCGTCCGACCTTTCCGGTGACCGACCGGCCGTGAACGTACACGAGGAATTTGAGTGA
- the infB gene encoding translation initiation factor IF-2: protein MSETDNDKPKLGMRQPLGLKRTVETGKVKQSFSHGRSNTVIVETKRRRVLGRPGEAAPEAQAPAPEAAPAPAPAPAPAPQPPRPPVNETAQERQARLLREAEDQRMNALEDARRREDAERQRAAEEERRRAEERARAEAEAKAAPAPEPAPAPAPAPEPEAPVAAEPAAPAAPEPPTISVQPRMFRPVERPVIPPPAPKPEPVAAPAPAPTPAPAPAPKAAPTPAPAPAPAPAPAPAPAPTPAPAPLLGRDPAMPAPRRFSPVQRPVIPPRPAPAPAPAPTPAQAAAPAAGNTASSSAPRSLPSGQATPRNAPPSRPQQRDRKGDERRGGKLTVNRALNEDGSARARSLAALKRAREKEKRSFGGPREPQVKQVRDVQVPEAITVQELANRMAEKGADLVKTLFKMGMPVTMTQTIDQDTAELLVTEFGHNIVRVSDSDIDLAIDTSEDPVDAMKPRPPVVTIMGHVDHGKTSLLDALRGTDVVRGEAGGITQHIGAYQVTLKDKSKVTFLDTPGHEAFTQMRARGADVTDIVVLVVAADDGLMPQTIEAINHTKASGKPMIVAINKIDKHDANPQRVRERLLEHDVQVEAMGGETQDVEVSALKKIGLDELMEKIQLQAELMELQANPDRGGEGAVIEAKLDKGRGPVATILVNRGTLKVGDVFVVGAESGRVRALVDDKGRQVKQAGPAMPVEVLGLSGVPQAGDQLQVVENEARAREVAEYRQGVLTQKRTTAAPASLESMFSALKANQALEYPLVVKADTQGTVEAIVASINKISTDDIKARILHSGVGGITESDVTLAAASGAPIIGFNVRANAKAREIAERNKVALKYYDVIYDLIDEIRAGMAGQLGPEAFETVVGRAEIREVFSAGKHGKAAGLLVTEGVIRKALKARITRNDVIVYVGEIASLRRFKDDVAEVRAGLECGVTFSNNFIDIRAGDYLETFEVELRDRTL from the coding sequence GTGAGCGAGACCGACAACGACAAGCCGAAACTCGGAATGCGCCAGCCTCTGGGGCTGAAGCGCACGGTCGAGACCGGCAAGGTGAAGCAGAGCTTCAGCCACGGCCGCTCGAACACCGTGATCGTGGAGACCAAGCGTCGCCGCGTCCTCGGCCGTCCGGGCGAAGCTGCGCCCGAGGCACAGGCGCCCGCGCCTGAGGCCGCACCGGCGCCGGCACCTGCCCCCGCCCCGGCGCCCCAGCCGCCCCGCCCGCCGGTCAACGAGACCGCGCAGGAGCGTCAGGCACGCCTGCTGCGCGAGGCCGAGGATCAGCGCATGAACGCGCTCGAGGATGCGCGCCGCCGCGAGGACGCCGAGCGTCAGCGCGCCGCCGAGGAAGAGCGTCGCCGCGCCGAGGAACGCGCCCGTGCCGAGGCAGAGGCCAAGGCTGCGCCTGCGCCCGAGCCGGCTCCTGCGCCCGCGCCCGCGCCCGAACCGGAGGCGCCCGTCGCGGCAGAGCCGGCGGCCCCCGCCGCGCCCGAGCCGCCGACGATCAGCGTGCAGCCGCGCATGTTCCGCCCGGTCGAGCGGCCGGTGATCCCGCCGCCCGCGCCCAAGCCGGAACCCGTCGCCGCGCCTGCCCCGGCGCCGACGCCCGCACCCGCGCCCGCTCCGAAGGCTGCGCCGACGCCCGCTCCGGCGCCTGCGCCCGCTCCGGCGCCTGCGCCCGCCCCGGCGCCGACGCCCGCCCCCGCGCCCCTGCTGGGCCGCGACCCCGCGATGCCGGCCCCGCGCCGCTTCTCGCCGGTGCAGCGTCCCGTCATTCCGCCCCGGCCCGCACCTGCCCCGGCACCGGCGCCCACGCCTGCCCAGGCCGCCGCACCGGCCGCCGGCAACACGGCGTCGTCCTCGGCACCGCGTTCGCTGCCGTCCGGTCAGGCGACCCCGCGCAACGCGCCGCCCAGCCGGCCGCAGCAGCGCGACCGCAAGGGTGACGAGCGTCGTGGCGGCAAGCTGACCGTCAACCGCGCGCTGAACGAGGACGGCAGCGCCCGCGCCCGTTCGCTCGCCGCGCTCAAGCGTGCTCGCGAAAAGGAGAAGCGTTCCTTCGGCGGCCCGCGCGAACCGCAGGTCAAGCAGGTCCGCGACGTGCAGGTGCCCGAGGCGATCACCGTTCAGGAACTCGCCAACCGCATGGCGGAAAAGGGCGCCGATCTGGTCAAGACGCTGTTCAAGATGGGCATGCCCGTCACCATGACGCAGACGATCGACCAGGACACGGCCGAGCTGCTGGTGACCGAATTCGGCCACAACATCGTGCGCGTCTCCGACTCGGACATCGATCTGGCGATCGACACCAGCGAGGACCCGGTCGATGCGATGAAGCCGCGTCCGCCGGTGGTGACCATCATGGGTCACGTCGATCACGGCAAGACCAGCCTTCTGGACGCGCTGCGCGGCACCGATGTGGTGCGCGGCGAGGCCGGCGGCATCACGCAGCATATCGGTGCGTATCAGGTCACGCTGAAGGACAAGTCGAAGGTCACCTTCCTCGACACGCCGGGCCACGAAGCGTTCACGCAGATGCGTGCCCGCGGCGCGGACGTCACCGACATCGTGGTGCTGGTGGTCGCGGCCGATGACGGGCTGATGCCGCAGACGATCGAGGCGATCAACCACACCAAGGCATCGGGCAAGCCGATGATCGTGGCGATCAACAAGATCGACAAGCACGACGCCAATCCCCAGCGCGTGCGCGAGCGTCTGCTCGAGCATGACGTGCAGGTCGAGGCGATGGGCGGCGAGACGCAGGACGTCGAGGTGTCGGCGCTCAAGAAGATCGGTCTCGACGAGCTGATGGAGAAGATCCAGCTCCAGGCCGAACTGATGGAGTTGCAGGCCAACCCCGATCGTGGCGGCGAAGGTGCCGTGATCGAGGCGAAGCTGGACAAGGGCCGCGGGCCCGTCGCGACGATCCTCGTCAATCGCGGTACGCTGAAGGTCGGCGACGTGTTCGTCGTCGGCGCTGAATCGGGCCGTGTGCGTGCGCTGGTCGATGACAAGGGCCGTCAGGTGAAGCAGGCTGGCCCTGCGATGCCGGTCGAGGTGCTGGGCCTGTCGGGCGTTCCGCAGGCGGGCGACCAGTTGCAGGTGGTCGAGAACGAGGCGCGTGCCCGCGAGGTCGCGGAATACCGCCAGGGCGTGCTGACGCAGAAGCGGACCACCGCGGCGCCGGCCAGCCTGGAATCGATGTTCTCGGCGCTGAAGGCCAATCAGGCGCTGGAATATCCGCTGGTCGTAAAGGCGGATACGCAAGGCACCGTCGAGGCCATCGTCGCGTCGATCAACAAGATCTCGACCGACGACATCAAGGCGCGCATCCTGCACTCGGGCGTCGGCGGCATCACCGAGAGCGACGTGACGCTGGCGGCTGCCAGCGGCGCGCCGATCATCGGCTTCAACGTCCGCGCCAACGCCAAGGCGCGCGAGATCGCCGAGCGGAACAAGGTCGCGCTCAAATATTATGACGTGATCTATGACCTGATCGACGAGATCCGCGCCGGTATGGCCGGGCAGCTCGGTCCCGAGGCGTTCGAGACGGTGGTCGGCCGTGCGGAAATCCGCGAGGTCTTCTCGGCGGGCAAGCACGGCAAGGCGGCGGGTCTGCTCGTCACCGAAGGCGTCATCCGCAAGGCACTCAAAGCGCGCATCACCCGCAACGACGTCATCGTCTATGTGGGCGAGATCGCCAGCCTTCGCCGCTTTAAGGACGATGTCGCCGAAGTGCGCGCCGGTCTGGAATGCGGTGTGACCTTCTCCAACAACTTCATCGACATTCGTGCCGGTGACTATCTCGAAACCTTCGAGGTCGAACTGCGCGATCGTACGCTGTAA
- the rbfA gene encoding 30S ribosome-binding factor RbfA, with the protein MNKDPQEKSVRTLRVGEQVRHVLSEVLQRGDVHDDTLAKHMVSVTEVRMSPDLRHATVFVKPLLGKDEEAVLKALRTNTAYLQREVATRVKMKYAAKLKFLADESFDEGSHIDAILRSPDVARDLGED; encoded by the coding sequence ATGAACAAAGATCCCCAGGAAAAATCGGTCCGCACCCTGCGCGTCGGCGAACAGGTGCGCCATGTGCTGTCGGAAGTGCTCCAGCGCGGCGACGTGCATGACGACACGCTCGCCAAGCACATGGTCAGCGTGACCGAGGTCCGCATGTCCCCCGACCTGCGCCACGCCACCGTCTTCGTGAAACCCCTGCTTGGCAAAGACGAGGAGGCCGTGTTGAAGGCGCTGCGCACCAACACCGCCTATCTGCAACGCGAGGTCGCCACCCGCGTGAAGATGAAATATGCCGCCAAGCTGAAGTTCCTGGCGGACGAAAGCTTCGACGAAGGCAGCCATATCGACGCCATCCTCCGCTCGCCCGACGTGGCGCGCGATCTGGGCGAGGATTGA
- a CDS encoding AbrB/MazE/SpoVT family DNA-binding domain-containing protein, translated as MDDDGIVTLPPETLARLGWQAGQPLRIRAVEEGILIEPCPPLPADHIPVLRE; from the coding sequence ATGGACGATGACGGGATCGTCACACTCCCGCCCGAAACGCTGGCACGACTGGGCTGGCAGGCGGGTCAGCCGCTCCGCATAAGGGCCGTGGAAGAGGGCATCCTCATCGAGCCCTGTCCGCCACTTCCTGCGGACCACATACCCGTTCTTCGGGAATAG
- a CDS encoding thymidine kinase: MAKLYFYYASMNAGKSTNLLQADFNYRERGMRTMLFTAAIDDRFAYGTITSRIGLSQTATPFHVTTDIERCVLDRHAEGAIACVFVDEAQFLTATQVDQLARLADVHNIPVLAYGLRTDFRAALFEGSARLLALADALIEIKSVCMCGRKATMNLRVDEDGRAIAEGRQTEIGGNERYVALCRRHFCEALAP, from the coding sequence ATGGCCAAGCTCTATTTCTACTACGCCTCGATGAATGCGGGCAAATCGACCAACCTGCTCCAGGCCGATTTCAACTATCGCGAACGCGGCATGCGCACGATGCTGTTCACCGCCGCGATCGATGACCGGTTCGCTTATGGCACGATCACCTCGCGCATCGGCCTGTCGCAGACCGCCACGCCCTTCCACGTCACCACCGATATCGAACGCTGCGTGCTGGATCGCCATGCCGAGGGCGCCATCGCCTGCGTGTTCGTGGACGAGGCGCAGTTCCTGACCGCGACGCAGGTCGATCAGCTCGCCCGGCTGGCGGACGTGCACAACATCCCCGTTCTCGCCTACGGGCTGCGCACCGATTTCCGGGCGGCGCTGTTCGAGGGCTCGGCGCGGCTGCTGGCGCTCGCCGATGCGCTGATCGAGATAAAGTCGGTCTGCATGTGCGGGCGCAAGGCGACGATGAACCTGCGCGTCGATGAAGACGGCCGGGCGATCGCGGAAGGCCGCCAGACTGAGATCGGCGGCAACGAACGCTATGTCGCGCTGTGCCGCCGCCATTTCTGCGAGGCGCTGGCGCCCTGA